Below is a window of Defluviimonas sp. SAOS-178_SWC DNA.
GCCGGGCGCGCCGATCCAGTAGTAGTGGTGCCCGGTGCCGAGGATGCCCGAGAAGAGCGCGGCGGCGACGATGACGTAGAGCCATTTCTCCACCACCTCGCGGTCGACGCCGGTCAGCTTCAGCATCAGGAAGGCCAGGATCGAGGCCATCACCAGTTCCCATGTGCCCTCGACCCAGAGATGGACGACGTACCACCAGTAAAGCTTGTCGAGCGCCAGGTTCGACGGGTTCACGAAGGCGAAGAGGAACAGCAGCGCGAGGCCCCAGAGGCCGAGAAGCAGGATGTTGGTGATGGCCGTCTTCTTGCCGGCAAGCACGGTCATGGTGATGTTGTAGAGGAAGATCAGCGCCGCGACGACGATGCCGACCTTGACCCATTTCGGCTGTTCGAGGAATTCGCGCCCCTCCTTGCCAAGCAGGAAGTTCCCCTCGAAGAGGTTGAAGAAGTAGGTCACGACGACGCCCGCCGTGCCGAGAACGAAGATCGCCAGTTGAAGGTAGGCGAGCTTCGGCGAGTAGATCTCGCGCTCCGATTCCTCCGGGATGAGGTAATAGGCGGCGCCGAAGAAGCCGAGAAGCAGCCAGACGATCAGGCTGTTGGTGTGCAGCATCCGGCCGATATTGAAAGGCAGGAATTCGGACAGGAAGTTCGGGCTGACATAGATCCAGCCGAGGACGAGCCCCAGCGAGACCTGCACCGCGAAGAGCGCCATCGCCACGACGAAGTAGGCGAGCGCGATTTTCTGCGTTTGGTATTTCATGATTCTGTCTCCTCAGCCGGCATCGTTCGGCGGCCAGTCCTGGGCACGGATCTTGTTCGTCCACAGGAGGAAATCGGCAAGCTCGCGGTATTCCTGATCGCTCAGGTTGAACTGCGGCATCTGGCGGCGGCCCTCGATGCCGCTCGGCATGGCATCCATCCAGCCCTTCAGCGCGTCGAAGGCGGCTTCCGGGTCGTCGGCCACGCCCCAGCGGGTCATGACGTTGGCCAGTTCCGGCGCGAAGTAGGCGCCTTCACCGAGGATCGTGTGGCAGTTGATGCAGGCATGCTTTTCCCAGATGTGCTTGCCCGCCGCGACGCTGTCGGTGAGCCCGGCAGTGTCGGTTGAAGTGGTCGTGATGTAGCGGTGGCTGTGCACCGTCAACCCGACGAAGATGAGGATGAAGAACAGGGATCCGCCATAAAATATGTTACGGGCCATGCTCTTGGTCATGACTTCGCGCATTGCGCTTTATCCTTCCCGGAGCGGTTGATTGTGGCCGCACTCTGGCGCGGGGAGGTGGCTGGCTCCTTAACCTAAGTCAAATGGTCATGATTAGATCATCGCTTCTATCCGCGCCTCCGGAAATTCCGAAAGCGCGCGCTGGATTGCCGCTGGTTCCATGAGGCAGAAGGCCGTGGAAAGTGCGTCGGCAATGGCCGCGCTGCCGGCC
It encodes the following:
- a CDS encoding c-type cytochrome, whose protein sequence is MREVMTKSMARNIFYGGSLFFILIFVGLTVHSHRYITTTSTDTAGLTDSVAAGKHIWEKHACINCHTILGEGAYFAPELANVMTRWGVADDPEAAFDALKGWMDAMPSGIEGRRQMPQFNLSDQEYRELADFLLWTNKIRAQDWPPNDAG
- a CDS encoding cbb3-type cytochrome c oxidase subunit I — protein: MKYQTQKIALAYFVVAMALFAVQVSLGLVLGWIYVSPNFLSEFLPFNIGRMLHTNSLIVWLLLGFFGAAYYLIPEESEREIYSPKLAYLQLAIFVLGTAGVVVTYFFNLFEGNFLLGKEGREFLEQPKWVKVGIVVAALIFLYNITMTVLAGKKTAITNILLLGLWGLALLFLFAFVNPSNLALDKLYWWYVVHLWVEGTWELVMASILAFLMLKLTGVDREVVEKWLYVIVAAALFSGILGTGHHYYWIGAPGYWQWIGSIFSALEVVPFFGMMAFAFVMVWKGRRDHPNKAALLWALGCATLAFFGAGVWGFLHTLHGVNYYTHGTQITAAHGHLAFFGAYVALNLAIISYAMPVLKGRDPYNQVLNMASFWLMSGGMVFMTFTLTFAGTVQTHLQRVMGEAYMDVQDQLWIFFAMRFGSGVAVVLGAVLFIYAILMPRREIIEPGPLERDRIEHDADHVAAE